A DNA window from Halichondria panicea chromosome 16, odHalPani1.1, whole genome shotgun sequence contains the following coding sequences:
- the LOC135350261 gene encoding cilia- and flagella-associated protein 119-like, producing MENQFKPRICEWEDLSLTNTEALQTCGVTVEAVKKVLKEILGVSSEDKQSTIELDLYTHALLFAKTNKFSLPQMSAFFTILKSVHKLCISTPFDNQEQALELFNNLLIRHGVSRPPYSVMLFSLQQVKIITDYVLSTYFKHYKMYKYAFTKKVRLSLRLAYSGEDVGEEENKEEEDEKEDTKIDPVEEPDFVEDIEEAEPPNGEDSIEVDPTEEADHRDLKDIVSSTLSKKLKDLEVSIEQEMNTQERKLAERIGALEKLVGEKPKQPKQPKPKK from the exons ATGGAGAATCAATTCAAGCCCAGGATCTGTGAATGGGAAGACCTCTCCCTCACGAACACAGAGGCGCTGCAAACATGTGGAGTAACTGTAGAAGCTGTAAAGAAAGTATTGAAGGAAATTCTGGGAGTATCAAGTGAAGACAAGCAGTCAACAATTGAGCTAGACCTCTACACCCATGCTTTGCTTTTTGCTAAAACTAACAAATTCAGTCTCCCCCAGATGTCTGCATTCTTCACAATACTAAAGAGTGTACATAAGCTGTGTATAAGCACACCGTTTGACAATCAGGAACAGGCTTTGGAGCTTTTCAACAACCTCCTTATTCGTCATGGAGTATCAAGACCACCTTACAGCGTTATGCTCTTCTCTCTCCAGCAAGTCAAGATCATCACAGACTATGTACTGAGCACATACTTCAAGCACTAtaagatgtacaagtatgcATTCACTAAGAAGGTTCGACTAAGCCTCAGATTAGCGTACAGTGGAGAGGACGTTGGAGAAGAAGAGaataaagaagaagaagatgaGAAAGAGGACACAAAGATTGATCCAGTAGAAGAGCCTGATTTTGTTGAAGATATTGAAGAGG CTGAGCCTCCCAATGGAGAAGATTCCATTGAAGTAGACCCAACTGAAGAAGCAGATCACAGAGATCTCAAGGACATAGTGTCCTCCACACTATCAAAGAAGCTAAAAGACCTAGAA GTGAGCATTGAGCAGGAAATGAACACACAAGAACGAAAGTTGGCTGAGAGAATTGGTGCTCTAGAAAAGCTTGTTGGAGAGAAACCAAAGCAACCAAAGCAACCAAAGCCCAAGAAATAA
- the LOC135350253 gene encoding general transcription factor IIE subunit 2-like: MSEPEAMDPALLKQKEAFKKRAIDATKKSQEIREAASKAKQEVASKLPPKPVKKKKKKSILPRPSGSRPSPAKNLSHLSDPRRLLKAVIDTLKDRHSKKIYEPLTFEQILLEIGCSNISNDLKHTLLRDIKDNIKMQYDAPSESFLFKPILGLHVRNRKQLLRYLRENDLDSRGGTLLSEIKEAVHEPDKVMKKLTEEGDIYRITRQDKEEIIFYKNTQYELEDPLSEEFKAHWHRASVAGMTEDDIEKYLTNCGIGAMGGEGRKRKAPGDGKKAKKRARNTKILNVHLDQTVLKDYSSESK; this comes from the exons ATGTCAGAGCCTGAGGCCATGGATCCAGCTCTGCTGAAGCAAAAAGAAGCTTTCAAGAAACGTGCTATTGATGCCACAAAGAAGAGCCAGGAGATCAGAGAGGCAGCCAGCAAGGCTAAACAGGAGGTGGCCTCCAAATTGCCTCCTAAACCCGTcaagaagaaaaagaagaagtcCATTCTACCACGTCCGTCAG GTAGCCGACCTTCCCCAGCTAAGAACCTGAGCCACTTGTCAGATCCACGTCGATTACTCAAAGCTGTGATTGACACACTGAAAGACCGCCACTCAAAGAAAATCTACGAACCACTTACATTTGAGCAAATCCTCTTAGAGATAGGATGCTCCAATATCAGCAATGATCTCAAGCACACTCTACTGCGTGACATAAAGGACAATATCAAGATGCAGTATGATGCTCCTTCAGAGAGTTTCCTGTTCAAGCCTATACTTGGGCTCCATGTTCGCAATCGGAAACAGTTGCTCCGTTACCTGAGGGAGAATGACCTTGACTCCAGAGGGGGCACTTTACTCAGCGAGATCAAAGAGGCTGTGCATGAACCAGACAAAGTTATGAAG AAACTGACTGAAGAAGGGGACATTTATCGTATCACCCGCCAAGACAAAGAAGAGATCATATTCTACAAGAACACTCAGTATGAGCTGGAGGACCCACTGTCTGAAGAGTTCAAAGCCCATTGGCACAGAGCGAGTGTGGCGGGGATGACAGAAGATGACATTGAGAAGTACCTCACCAATTGCGGCATTGGAGCTATGGGGGGAGAGGGGCGCAAGAGAAAGGCTCCTGGAGATGGAAAAAAAGCCAAGAAAAGAGCAAGAAATACAAAGATATTGAACGTTCATTTAGatcaaactgtactgaaaGATTATTCTAGTGAGTCTAAATGA
- the LOC135350215 gene encoding protein unc-45 homolog B-like, with product MSTPSLQSSLRSKEAGNEHYKNKRYQEALSCYSEAVKSCPEESKDDRVVFLKNRSACYIQLDQYENALKDTTLVLEQLPADVKTLYRHAQALESLERLPEAFKFINTLIRINPKNKEAENAARRLTATIKKQAEARQSTDYVVKEMYSVLEDKKSTDEKKIKAAKNLAIVSRENAGAEEIIKFDGITKIVSLLKTTTSEVVHHLLQTLVGLCSNEVRSSIVLETLSFELLTSIVCRPEKEVCGSGVAVLKQALLSFTNVEAPLVKDVVDVAIRLLGRQEVSADGRDRVLELIISSVSQNGLGAVFLTEGVVPALLMLAASTANNQSDFEISDDLRMTISVALSKLHESLGRNKELMDLMKDTCISFVHSHLSKDSSQSKVEGLTALATLLQGALEVGNQVFSEESVLAEMVKMAKLDDVHCQAIAAEALALAASDKDRCHGIMQEGLPVLKALYSSRDEGVRVRALVGLCKLGSVGGSNVNARTLTEGSTVKLEKACRKFLIRSKKGDNLKKWATEGLAFLSLDADVKEALVGDEDALKSLFQIPKTQDQSLLYGIATIFVNMTNSYDKPEKNKDLEELGKFAGENMPKEHEFDSEEHLKKRVASLLGLGIVPALVSLSTVDSKALHEQVSRVLLSLTENPAHRGVVIQQGGAKCLVPLATNSTDKGKFIAAQALAKIGITNDPRLAFPGQRSLEIVRPLVGLLKSDQGLQQFEALMALTNLAGLGDDIRRRIYKEGGFQHIESLMFEEHEMLRRAATEAMCNLVSLQEAHDRFLNDDVERVKLLTLFSGEDDPELAKAASGALAQLSQDPKICTKIMAVKSAKAILKELIVSDNQEVQHRGIFVLSNLIDASKEIAQELVQDDFLEIIMALTQTKGTSENVKSTALSALQKAQEYGLIKPNPELVK from the exons ATGTCTACACCATCATTGCAGTCGTCCCTACGCTCTAAAGAGGCTGGAAATGAACACTACAAGAACAAGCGTTACCAAGAAGCTTTATCCTGCTACTCAGAGGCTGTCAAGTCCTGCCCTGAGGAATCCAAAGACGATCGAGTGGTTTTTTTGAAGAACAGATCAGCCTGCTATATTCAGCTAGATCAATATGAAAATGCCCTCAAAGATACTACGTTGGTGCTCGAACAACTGCCCGCTGACGTGAAGACTCTGTACAGGCATGCACAGGCACTAGAATCACTAGAAAGGCTGCCAGAAGCATTTAAGTTCATTAACACACTGATTCGCATTAATCCAAAGAACAAGGAGGCCGAGAATGCTGCTAGGAGACTGACTGCAACGATAAAGAAGCAAGCTGAGGCAAGACAATCAACAGACTATGTAGTCAAAGAGATGTATTCTGTGCTGGAGGACAAGAAATCTACGGACGAGAAGAAAATCAAAGCAGCCAAAAATCTAGCCATTGTGAGCCGTGAAAATGCAGGAGCGGAAGAGATCATAAAATTTGATGGCATTACTAAAATAGTTTCTCTGTTGAAAACAACCACTTCGGAGGTGGTTCATCACTTGTTGCAAACTCTTGTCGGATTGTGCTCCAACGAGGTTCGATCGTCAATTGTTTTAGAAACTCTGTCATTTGAACTGTTGACTTCGATCGTTTGCCGACCTGAGAAGGAGGTGTGTGGGAGTGGTGTGGCCGTGCTAAAGCAAGCTCTCCTTTCATTTACTAATGTCGAGGCTCCTCTGGTGAAAGATGTGGTGGATGTAGCCATCCGTCTGCTGGGACGACAGGAAGTGAGTGCAGATGGCAGGGATCGTGTTCTTGAGCTCATCATCTCCTCTGTCTCTCAA AATGGTCTTGGAGCTGTGTTCCTCACAGAAGGAGTGGTTCCTGCTCTCCTGATGTTGGCAGCCTCCACAGCAAACAATCAGTCGGACTTTGAAATCAGCGATGACCTTCGAATGACGATCTCTGTCGCCCTGTCGAAATTGCATGAGAGCCTCGGTCGGAACAAAGAACTAATGGACTTAATGAAAGATACTTGCATTTCTTTTGTGCATTCTCACCTCTCAAAGGACAGCTCACAGTCGAAGGTGGAAGGATTGACAGCTTTGGCCACTCTCCTACAGGGTGCTTTAGAAGTTGGCAACCAAGTGTTTTCAGAGGAATCTGTTTTGGCAGAGATGGTGAAAATGGCGAAATTAGACGATGTCCACTGTCAAGCAATAGCTGCGGAGGCCCTAGCTCTGGCTGCTTCAGATAAGGATAGGTGTCATGGGATAATGCAAGAGGGGTTACCCGTACTCAAAGCGCTCTACTCTTCTCGTGATGAAGGTGTTCGTGTAAGGGCACTCGTGGGCCTGTGCAAGCTCGGCTCTGTTGGTGGGAGCAACGTCAATGCCCGCACCTTGACTGAAGGATCTACTGTGAAACTCGAGAAGGCCTGTCGCAAATTTCTGATACGATCAAAGAAGGGAGACAATCTCAAGAAATGGGCCACTGAAGGATTAGCGTTTCTCAGCCTGGATGCAGACGTAAAGGAGGCACTAGTCGGAGACGAAGACGCTCTGAAATCTCTATTCCAAATTCCGAAAACTCAAGACCAGTCTCTGTTGTATGGGATCGCCACGATATTTGTCAACATGACCAACAGTTACGATAAACCAGAAAAGAACAAAGATCTGGAGGAACTAGGAAAGTTTGCCGGAGAGAACATGCCGAAAGAACATGAATTCGATAGTGAGGAGCATTTAAAGAAAAGAGTTGCCTCTCTCCTAGGACTTGGAATCGTGCCtgctcttgtttctctgagtacTGTCGATAGTAAAGCCTTACACGAACAAGTTTCTCGAGTGCTGCTATCCCTTACGGAAAATCCTGCCCACCGTGGAGTTGTCATTCAGCAGGGTGGGGCCAAGTGTCTGGTTCCTCTAGCAACCAACAGCACAGACAAAGGCAAATTCATTGCTGCTCAAGCTCTGGCCAAGATCGGTATCACCAACGACCCTCGACTCGCATTTCCGGGTCAAAGATCGTTAGAAATCGTGCGTCCCCTCGTGGGCCTATTGAAATCTGATCAAGGTCTTCAACAATTTGAAGCTCTTATGGCACTTACAAACTTGGCCGGTCTCGGTGACGATATCAGGCGACGAATCTACAAAGAGGGGGGATTCCAACACATTGAATCTCTAATGTTTGAAGAGCATGAAATGTTGCGACGAGCGGCTACTGAAGCCATGTGCAATTTGGTCTCACTGCAAGAAGCTCACGATCGCTTTCTCAACGATGATGTGGAGAGGGTGAAGCTACTGACCCTGTTCTCTGGAGAAGATGATCCTGAACTGGCTAAAGCGGCCTCTGGTGCTCTGGCCCAACTGTCTCAGGATCCAAAGATCTGCACCAAAATAATGGCCGTCAAATCAGCGAAAGCTATCTTGAAAGAGCTGATAGTGAGCGACAATCAAGAGGTACAGCACAGGGGAATATTCGTTCTCTCGAATCTGATTGATGCAAGCAAGGAGATAGCGCAGGAGCTGGTACAAGATGACTTCCTGGAGATAATCATGGCGCTCACTCAGACTAAAGGTACATCTGAAAATGTCAAGTCAACAGCACTCAGTGCACTGCAGAAAGCACAAGAATATGGACTGATCAAGCCCAACCCAGAACTAGTGAaatga
- the LOC135350268 gene encoding malignant T-cell-amplified sequence 1-like, translating into MFKKFDSSNDVSGFNQAKSSVVRGIRTKLLDCYPGIQDFISDILPKKEAVQILKCHEHVEILVIKNELLFFKQRDGPYIPTLRLLHKYPMILPHVQVDKGAIKFVLSGANIMCPGLTSPGARMDTALPDNSIVAVMAEGKEHALSVGLTKMSTEDISRVNKGVGVDNVHYIGDGLWVMKDASR; encoded by the exons ATGTTCAAGAA GTTTGACTCCAGTAATGACGTGTCTGGCTTCAACCAGGCCAAATCTAGTGTGGTCAGAGGCATACGAACAAAACTATTGGACTGCTATCCAGGAATTCAAGATTTTATCAGTGACATTCTACCCAAAAAAGAAGCAGTGCAGATCCTAAAATG TCATGAGCATGTAGAGATTCTAGTGATAAAGAACGAGCTGCTGTTCTTCAAGCAAAGAGACGGCCCGTACATTCCCACGCTCCGTCTCCTACACAAGT ACCCAATGATTCTGCCCCATGTGCAAGTGGACAAGGGAGCTATCAAGTTTGTGTTGAGTGGAGCCAACATCATGTGCCCAGGTCTGACCTCCCCTGGGGCGAGAATGGACACTGCCCTACCTGACAACAGCATCGTC GCAGTGATGGCTGAAGGGAAGGAGCATGCCCTTAGTGTGGGACTGACAAAGATGTCTACTGAGGACAT ATCTCGAGTGAACAAGGGAGTGGGCGTGGACAATGTACACTATATTGGAGACGGACTCTGGGTCATGAAAGACGCTTCTAGATAG
- the LOC135350221 gene encoding P protein-like codes for MDSDSVQLLDYKRSDRRRRRKARGDRGQGDPLELVSDSELSKRARERERLEDTTVFSDTCDENLPSSRARLAASRRHQQSLGLSYKETTPLLDDKNGKEAEAQAETSMVVKMNEYEKAAPPPSKKRDSSKWLRLKQWWTISKITFLTVFVIGSVILFSINDEHEEDKYFVNVKSDAPRAVVFNDQKEEWKFFSIELYGPFIDYGFRPGNASIGNCSNYVFMCGGNGTIYSCEDFVTRTEEDLNCHSFLLGDHFNADHSHHDFSTTTTVTTIEDVDRHNYSLSFFTTNMSNVEFQISVVKEKLEDSSQVIISGIILVFVYVLIGFDVVHRTVAAIIGSTCTLGVLSMLDKRPTLLEVIEWIDLDTICLLFGMMTLVAIFAQTGFFDYSAVKAYKLARGKVWPLITLLCFFAAIVSAFLDNVTTILLLTPVSIRLCQVLNLDPRPILIAEVVFSNIGGTATAIGDPPNVIIVSNKLIKEVGIDFSEFTLHLVIGIIPCLAVAYGLLAIIHRCQYIRVRNTDAPHISELKREVNIWERTAQQMNVVSLEERAIRDALMAKAAEVRIQLAQEVDTTSQSALDMWQKNLTELESKYRITNRVLLIKSSVVLFVVIIMFFISNLLPNFELELGWIAIFGAVVLLLLADVQDMESILHKIEWGTLLFFAALFILMEGLGELGLIRFIGDRMVDVITVVPVEWQMLVSLVVIVWVSAIASSFIDNIPFTTAMIPVIVDLANSRSVCLQLRPLVWALALGACLGGNGTLIGASANVVCAGIAEQSGYKITFFGFFKIGFPMMIVTTFTACVYLMIVHAGFGWNTEKALECVAATNLG; via the exons ATGGACAGTGACAGCGTACAGTTGTTAGACTATAAGCGCTCGGACCGGAGGAGACGGAGGAAGGCTAGGGGTGACCGTGGTCAAGGTGACCCACTAGAGCTTGTGTCTGACTCTGAACTGTCCAAAagagctagagagagagagagactgGAGGATACCACTGTCTTCTCAGACACTTGTGATGAGAATCTACCGAGCTCAAGAGCTAGGCTAGCAGCCAGCCGGAGGCATCAACAGTCACTGGGTCTCAGCTATAAGGAGACCACCCCCCTCCTAGATGATAAGAATGGGAAGGAAGCGGAAGCTCAAGCGGAGACGAGCATGGTTGTGAAGATGAATGAATACGAGAAAGCAGCTCCTCCCCCTAGCAAGAAGAGGGACTCCAGTAAATGGCTGAGACTGAAGCAATG GTGGACGATATCCAAAATTACCTTCCTCACTGTGTTTGTGATCGGATCTGTG ATTCTCTTCTCCATCAACGACGAGCACGAAGAGGATAAGTACTTTGTCAATGTTAAAAGTGACGCTCCTCGAG CTGTTGTTTTTAATGATCAAAAAGAGGAATGGAAGTTTTTCTCAATCGAGTTGTATGGGCCATTTATTG ACTACGGTTTTAGACCGGGGAATGCATCTATTGGTAACTGCTCCAACTATGTATTCATGTGTGGGGGTAATGGAACAATTTACTCGTGTGAAGACTTTGTG ACAAGGACTGAAGAAGACTTGAATTGTCATTCTTTCCTACTGGGCGACCATTTCAATGCTGATCATTCTCATCACGACTTTTCTACCACTACGACAGTTACGACAATAGAAGATGTAGACAGGCACAA CTACAGCCTATCATTCTTCACAACCAATATGTCCAATGTCGAGTTTCAAATTAGTGTGGTCAAGGAGAAACTAGAAGATTCATCTCAA GTGATCATTTCTGGCATTATCCTTGTGTTTGTGTACGTGCTCATTGGATTTGAT GTGGTCCATCGTACTGTGGCAGCTATCATTGGCAGCACGTGTACACTGGGAGTGCTCTCCATGCTCGACAAG AGACCCACACTGCTAGAAGTAATTGAGTGGATAGACTTGGACACAATATGTCTCTTATTTGGAATG ATGACGCTAGTGGCCATTTTCGCTCAGACTGGTTTCTTTGACTACTCAGCGGTGAAGGCGTACAAGTTGGCCCGTGGGAAGGTGTGGCCTCTCATCACTCTTctctgtttctttgcagccaTCGTCTCAGCCTTCCTG GACAATGTGACTACCATCCTCTTGCTTACACCAGTCTCCATAAG GTTGTGCCAAGTGTTGAACCTTGACCCTCGTCCAATTCTCATAGCGGAGGTGGTGTTCTCCAATATAGGAGGTACGGCAACAGCCATTGGTGATCCTCCTAACGTCATTATTGTCTCAAACAAGCTCATCAAAGAAGTG GGCATAGACTTCTCTGAGTTCACTCTCCATCTTGTGATTGGCATTATTCCCTGTCTAGCTGTGGCCTACGGACTCTTGGCTATAATCCACAGGTGTCAATACATTAGAGTCAGGAACACAGACGCACCACACATATCAGAGCTCAAGAGAGAAGTGAACATTTGGGAGAGGACCGCTCAGCAAATGAATGTGGTCTCACTTGAGGAGAGGGCCATACGAGACGCTCTAATGGCCAAGGCAGCTGAGGTGCGGATCCAGCTGGCACAGGAGGTGGACACCACATCTCAGTCGGCACTGGACATGTGGCAGAAAAATCTGACAGAGCTTGAGTCTAAGTATCGTATCACTAACCGAGTACTGCTCATCAAATCCTCTGTTGTGCTCTTTGTGGTTATCATCATGTTCTTCATCTCCAATCTACTGCCAAACTTCGAGCTAGAGTTAG GTTGGATTGCAATATTTGGAGCTGTGGTTCTCCTCCTCTTAGCTGATGTGCAGGACATGGAGTCCATCCTGCACAAGATTGAGTGGGGTACTCTGCTCTTTTTTGCAGCACTCTTTATCCTCATGGAG GGTCTTGGAGAGCTGGGGCTGATTCGGTTCATTGGGGACAGAATGGTGGATGTCATCACGGTGGTACCTGTCGAGTGGCAAATGCTCGTCTCACTGGTGGTCATTGTGTGGGTGTCCGCGATAGCTTCCTCGTTCATTGACAACATTCCCTTCACGACGGCCATGATTCCTGTCATTGTGGACCTGGCTAATTCTCGTAGTGTCTGTCTACAGCTACGCCCACTTGTCTGGGCTCTGGCCTTGGGGGCATGTCTAGGAG GTAATGGTACTCTGATTGGAGCCTCGGCAAACGTAGTGTGTGCAGGAATTGCTGAACAGAGTGGCTACAAGATCACATTCTTTGGATTCTTCAA AATTGGTTTTCCTATGATGATTGTCACCACCTTCACTGCTTGCGTCTACCTGATGATCGTTCATGCCGGCTTTGGCTGGAATACAGAGAAAGCATTAGAATGTGTAGCAGCGACCAACCTTGGTTGA
- the LOC135350222 gene encoding SLIT-ROBO Rho GTPase-activating protein 2-like: MSATASPTKQHRSRFGSTNSLVPFDRPSSAGDVGKLKKGKKESPKILGKLGGFIKNRKTKNKEEGIVHARPRCFISPPSDRHSESPEPSAVARSTSLGNKHNPFKVSSLKKKEEIKAGGPMWSHKGRLEWESDSGRQLTLTDVEINELSKIETDSLQRQAVNALQAMDIPVSHGLLKGARGKVQARSFNTFNRKKVIGNEKQDRQAMGGESGVFGQPLTSVLSKDPLRPTSGTSTPVTPNGTLSRSLHHPPSLSPTSMTSLTSPDTSLFDDGNATAMLLEALSINSTPSPRARRRQSLCPADRQVPSIVTKAIEYLDTKGVKMEGLFRISGAKSRIKEIRQMFDSGQDVELTDDMNPHDVACLLKEFFRSLPEPLMTRDLYHPFLATRKLSNPAQRRDALRHLCVLLPHANRDTLQELLRFLSRVALHSNGIILIDGTEETGNLMTESNLAMIIGPNILHKEVKRKGDNLLQKHEQEELQSVCQVMEDLIRMQNTIFTIPAQLYDIALRQLAISDPDALDQIMKRRCFQQGLILNESPDGTLPHHSLRKISINSNTSSVITVDDSDFTWRRSRSLSDTQKCLDDAIKNLEQEIADDLNHYQTTLDGDSTDSAVGEMSSPVQSTSEPSTLNRKRDMFMSRDSAFSNNSSPTNSSEGMNNSDILSMESDSPFPMYSHTRMSSGISGISGRDSPEPASSPQLGKKGTLCGMDATSMPSLNGKMCHSTLSNTKSNDENGRKVNTMPSPHIAKRNHVRRIKDVPRVRYSPHHSPISSSNKEFKFHSETQLHILSCDHTPTDSSTEISTSPSRFSLDCDNYHNHTEGTVI; this comes from the exons ATGAGTGCAACTGCGTCACCTACGAAACAGCACAGATCGAGATTTGGATCAACCAACTCTCTGGTCCCGTTTGATCGGCCGAGTAGCGCTGGAGACGTTGGTAAACTGAAAAAAGGGAAGAAAGAGAGCCCTAAAATTCTGGGCAAACTCGGCGGCTTCATCAAGAACAGGAAAACCAAGAACAAGGAGGAGGGAATTGTCCATGCGAGGCCTCGATGTTTTATAAGTCCGCCATCAGATCGACATTCAGAGAGCCCTGAGCCAAGTGCTGTTGCAAGATCAACTTCTTTAGGAAATAAGCACAATCCTTTCAAAGTCTCTAGCCTTAAGAAGAAGGAGGAGATAAAGGCTGGAGGACCAATGTGGAGCCATAAG GGTCGTCTGGAATGGGAGTCTGACTCTGGTAGACAGCTGACACTCACGGACGTTGAGATCAACGAACTCTCCAAAATCGAGACGGACAGTTTGCAAAGACAAGCTGTGAATGCCCTCCAGGCAATGGACATTCCAGTGTCTCACGGGCTGCTGAAAG GGGCTCGAGGGAAGGTGCAAGCTAGATCGTTCAACACCTTTAACAGAAAAAAAGTAATTGGCAATGAAAAACAAG ACCGGCAGGCTATGGGAGGGGAGAGTGGAGTATTTGGTCAACCTCTCACCTCTGTACTCTCCAAGGATCCCCTCCGCCCCACGTCTGGTACAAGCACTCCCGTCACTCCTAACGGCACGCTCTCTCGCAGTCTACACCACCCCCCTTCCCTCTCTCCCACCTCTATGACATCTTTGACATCTCCGGACACCTCCTTGTTTGACGATGGTAATGCCACGGCCATGCTCCTCGAAGCTCTCTCTATCAACAGCACTCCCTCTCCGCGTGCTAGACGTCGTCAGTCACTGTGTCCAGCTGACAGACAGGTGCCCTCCATCGTGACAAAAGCCATTGAATATTTGGACACCAAGGGAGTCAAAATGGAGGGTCTGTTTAGAATATCTGGAGCTAAATCGAGAATTAAAGAG ATTCGACAAATGTTTGATTCTGGCCAAGATGTTGAGCTTACTGATGACATGAACCCTCATGATGTGGCCTGTCTACTAAAGGAGTTTTTCAGAAGCCTTCCAGAGCCTCTAATGACCAGAGACCTCTATCACCCATTCTTGGCCACAAGGA AGCTGTCCAACCCTGCCCAGAGGCGTGATGCCCTGAGGCACCTCTGTGTCCTACTACCGCACGCTAACAGGGACACTCTTCAAGAGCTCCTCCGATTCCTCTCCAGAGTGGCCCTTCATTCCAACGGCATCATCCTCATCGATGGCACagag gaAACTGGGAACCTTATGACAGAGAGTAATCTAGCCATGATTATTGGGCCCAACATCTTGCATAAAGAGGTCAAG CGCAAGGGGGATAATCTGCTCCAGAAACACGAACAAGAGGAGTTGCAGAGTGTGTGCCAAGTCATGGAGGATCTTATAAGAATGCAGAACACTATATTCACT atTCCGGCCCAACTCTACGATATTGCGCTACGACAGCTGGCCATCAGCGATCCTGATGCTCTGGACCAGATTATGAAGCGACGGTGCTTTCAACAAGG ACTCATTCTCAATGAATCCCCTGATGGCACTCTACCACATCATTCCCTCCGAAAGATATCCATTAACAGCAATACAAGTTCCGTTATCACTGTCGACGACTCTGACTTCACGTGGCGACGAAGCCGAAGCCTCTCAGACACTCAGAAATGCCTCGATGATGCTATCAAGAATCTGGAGCAAGAAATTGCCGATGACTTGAACCATTATCAGACCACTCTCGATGGAGACAGCACTGATTCAGCTGTTGGAGAAATGAGCTCACCCGTACAGTCAACTTCCGAGCCCTCCACGCTCAATCGAAAGAGAGATATGTTTATGAGTCGCGACTCGGCTTTTTCCAATAACTCCTCTCCCACTAACTCGAGCGAGGGCATGAACAACTCAGACATTCTCTCTATGGAGTCCGACTCACCTTTTCCCATGTACAGCCACACTCGTATGTCTAGTGGTATCAGTGGGATCAGTGGTAGAGACAGTCCCGAGCCAGCCTCTAGTCCCCAGCTGGGCAAGAAAGGCACATTATGTGGAATGGATGCCACATCAATGCCCTCGTTGAATGGGAAAATGTGTCATAGTACTCTTTCGAACACCAAGTCCAACGATGAGAATGGAAGGAAGGTCAACACTATGCCTTCTCCGCACATAGCCAAGAGAAATCATGTACGGAGGATAAAAGACGTTCCACGTGTACGTTACTCACCCCACCATTCACCAATCTCGAGCAGCAATAAGGAATTCAAATTTCACTCGGAAACACAGCTTCACATTCTCTCctgtgaccacacccccaccgATTCATCCACTGAAATATCAACGTCTCCATCGCGATTCTCTCTCGATTGCGATAACTACCACAACCATACGGAAGGGACTGTTATCTGA